Proteins from one Pontibacter korlensis genomic window:
- the ffh gene encoding signal recognition particle protein — MFDNLSNKLDRAFKTLKGQGSITEINVATTIKEVRRALVDADVNYKVAKTVTDNIKEKALGRDVLIAVSPGQLMVKIMHEELTELMGGEKQDINLKGDPAIILISGLQGSGKTTFTGKLANYIKKQGRSVMVAACDVYRPAAINQLQVLAEQVGVEAYTELENKNPVQIALNAIEHAKKTHKKVVIIDTAGRLAVDEAMMKEIAEIKKAVNPTETLFVVDSMTGQDAVNTAKTFNERINFDGVVLTKLDGDSRGGAALSIRAVVEKPIKFISTGEKMEALDLFYPDRMAQRILGMGDVISLVERAQQAFDEDEAKRINKKIRKNQFNFDDFLTQLEQIKKMGDIKDLVGMIPGVGKALKDVEIDENAFKPIEAIIKSMTPEERENPDIISGSRRARIAKGSGTDVTQVNNLMKQFNDMRKMMRSMNKMAGKRGGLGNLANMMKR, encoded by the coding sequence ATGTTTGATAATTTAAGTAACAAGTTAGACCGTGCCTTTAAGACGCTGAAAGGCCAGGGAAGCATTACCGAAATCAACGTAGCGACTACCATCAAAGAGGTGCGCCGCGCCTTGGTGGATGCCGACGTAAACTATAAAGTTGCCAAAACTGTAACCGATAATATCAAGGAGAAAGCCCTTGGGCGTGATGTACTTATTGCTGTGTCTCCGGGCCAGTTGATGGTGAAGATCATGCATGAAGAGCTGACTGAGCTGATGGGTGGCGAGAAGCAGGATATTAACCTGAAAGGCGATCCGGCCATTATCTTGATTTCTGGTCTGCAGGGTTCTGGGAAAACAACCTTCACAGGTAAACTAGCGAACTACATTAAAAAACAAGGCCGCTCTGTAATGGTAGCTGCCTGCGACGTGTACCGTCCAGCTGCGATTAACCAGCTGCAGGTGCTTGCCGAGCAGGTAGGGGTGGAGGCTTATACTGAACTGGAGAACAAGAACCCGGTGCAGATTGCCCTAAACGCTATTGAGCATGCCAAGAAAACACATAAAAAGGTAGTTATCATCGACACCGCTGGTCGTTTGGCCGTGGATGAGGCGATGATGAAAGAGATTGCCGAGATCAAGAAGGCAGTTAACCCAACCGAGACGCTGTTTGTGGTTGACTCCATGACAGGTCAGGATGCCGTGAATACGGCTAAGACTTTCAACGAGCGTATCAATTTCGACGGCGTGGTGCTTACCAAGCTGGATGGTGACTCTCGTGGTGGTGCCGCCCTTTCTATCCGTGCCGTAGTAGAGAAGCCGATTAAGTTTATCTCTACCGGTGAGAAAATGGAGGCGCTGGACCTGTTCTATCCTGATCGTATGGCCCAGCGTATCCTGGGTATGGGTGACGTGATCTCTCTGGTAGAGCGTGCGCAGCAGGCCTTTGACGAGGATGAGGCGAAGCGCATCAACAAGAAGATCCGCAAGAACCAATTTAACTTCGACGACTTCTTGACACAGCTGGAGCAAATCAAGAAGATGGGTGATATCAAAGACCTTGTAGGAATGATCCCAGGTGTAGGTAAAGCCTTGAAAGATGTAGAGATCGATGAGAATGCTTTCAAACCAATTGAGGCCATCATCAAATCTATGACTCCGGAAGAGCGTGAAAACCCGGATATCATCAGCGGAAGCCGCCGTGCACGTATTGCTAAAGGCAGTGGTACAGATGTAACCCAGGTAAACAACCTGATGAAGCAGTTCAATGACATGCGTAAGATGATGCGTTCTATGAACAAGATGGCTGGCAAGCGTGGTGGCTTAGGTAACTTAGCTAACATGATGAAGCGCTAA
- a CDS encoding glycosyltransferase family 4 protein — translation MKETDLTDILYISYYWPPSGGPGVQRGLKFCKYLPQFGVQPTVLTVDEKQASYPLLDPTFEQEVPEGLQVYRTPTSEPFEYYKKLSGKKEIPYSGFANQQSKDTMVDKLFKFVRGNLFIPDARVGWNKHAIRKAEELLQTGKYKAIITTSPPHSTQLIGLKLKKKNNLPWVADLRDPWTNIHYYDQLYHTALAKRLDEKYERQVLEQADAILVTSEDTKRLFLNKPASIDVDKIHVLPNGYDKDDFIYPSKPPKDEFLITYTGTITESYNIDVFLKVIAHLLSVHSEINYQLRFVGKVSDGMKKRIEKAGVLGITEFIPYVPHQEAIKYMMESTVLFLAIADVDNVYANVPGKLFEYLASNKPIVALGPVHSDMDRIIDECGAGRLFHYTAYDLMLDHMTQWSRAWKINPNLDLPYINHSRFSREALTEELADIIKGLAKRK, via the coding sequence TTGAAAGAGACTGACTTAACCGACATACTCTATATATCCTATTACTGGCCACCATCAGGCGGACCAGGCGTGCAGCGTGGCCTTAAGTTTTGCAAATACCTGCCCCAGTTTGGTGTGCAACCCACAGTGCTTACCGTAGACGAAAAGCAGGCTTCTTACCCTCTGCTGGACCCTACCTTCGAACAGGAAGTACCAGAGGGTCTGCAGGTATACCGTACGCCAACTTCAGAGCCTTTTGAGTACTACAAGAAGCTCTCCGGCAAAAAAGAAATACCCTACAGTGGTTTTGCCAATCAGCAGTCAAAAGACACTATGGTTGACAAGCTGTTCAAGTTTGTGCGCGGCAACCTTTTTATACCTGACGCCCGCGTGGGGTGGAATAAACATGCTATACGTAAGGCTGAAGAATTGTTGCAGACTGGTAAGTATAAAGCTATCATCACCACAAGCCCACCACATTCAACACAGTTAATCGGCCTAAAGCTGAAGAAAAAGAATAACCTGCCTTGGGTAGCCGACCTGCGTGACCCCTGGACGAACATACATTATTACGACCAGCTGTACCATACTGCCCTGGCCAAACGCCTGGATGAAAAGTACGAAAGGCAAGTACTGGAACAGGCTGATGCTATCCTTGTAACCAGCGAGGACACAAAGCGCCTGTTCCTGAACAAGCCTGCAAGTATAGATGTAGACAAAATTCATGTTTTACCAAATGGCTACGATAAAGACGACTTTATTTACCCGAGCAAGCCACCAAAAGATGAGTTCCTGATTACCTATACAGGAACTATCACCGAAAGCTATAATATTGATGTCTTTCTGAAGGTAATAGCGCATTTGTTGTCGGTGCACAGCGAAATAAACTATCAGCTGCGTTTTGTAGGCAAGGTGTCGGATGGCATGAAGAAGCGCATCGAGAAAGCAGGAGTCCTTGGCATCACGGAGTTCATACCTTACGTGCCACACCAGGAGGCGATAAAATACATGATGGAGAGCACGGTGCTGTTCCTTGCAATAGCCGACGTAGATAACGTGTATGCTAACGTTCCAGGTAAGCTTTTCGAATACCTGGCCTCTAACAAACCTATTGTTGCACTAGGGCCTGTTCATTCTGATATGGACCGTATCATCGATGAGTGCGGAGCTGGTCGCTTGTTCCACTACACAGCTTATGATTTAATGCTGGACCATATGACACAATGGAGCCGTGCCTGGAAAATTAACCCGAACCTGGACCTGCCTTACATCAACCATTCCCGCTTTTCGAGAGAGGCTTTAACAGAAGAGTTGGCTGACATCATCAAGGGGTTGGCAAAAAGGAAGTAA